The Planococcus versutus genome contains a region encoding:
- a CDS encoding NUDIX hydrolase, translated as MDPKQMLEKMGNRVPEVMGNKDFSKYAILLPLIERNGEVHVLFEVRSYDLRNQPGEICFPGGKIDFQDKTKEDAAVRETIEELGIERNAISDIFPLDYIVSPFGMIVYPFAGVIDSKTAFNPNPPEVDHIFTVPLSFFMEKDPKIYRINFDIQPEESFPYDLIVGGENYNWRTRQVDEHFYIYGDKVIWGLTAEILAHFVEVIR; from the coding sequence ATGGATCCCAAACAGATGCTTGAAAAAATGGGGAATCGAGTTCCTGAAGTAATGGGAAATAAAGATTTTTCAAAATACGCAATTCTTTTGCCTCTTATCGAAAGGAATGGAGAAGTCCATGTCCTCTTTGAAGTTCGTTCATATGATCTCAGAAACCAACCAGGAGAAATTTGTTTTCCTGGAGGAAAAATTGATTTTCAAGACAAAACAAAAGAAGATGCTGCAGTTCGAGAAACCATAGAAGAACTAGGAATAGAAAGAAATGCTATTTCGGATATTTTCCCATTGGATTATATTGTCTCGCCTTTTGGAATGATCGTTTATCCATTTGCTGGTGTCATTGATTCAAAAACGGCATTCAATCCCAATCCGCCAGAAGTTGATCATATTTTTACAGTGCCGTTATCGTTCTTTATGGAAAAAGATCCAAAAATTTATCGCATTAATTTTGATATCCAACCAGAAGAAAGCTTTCCTTATGATTTAATCGTAGGCGGAGAGAATTACAATTGGCGTACACGACAAGTCGATGAACATTTTTATATTTATGGTGACAAGGTTATTTGGGGCTTAACTGCCGAAATTCTTGCTCATTTTGTTGAGGTCATTCGCTGA
- a CDS encoding branched-chain amino acid aminotransferase: MNTYQLQVVENTNKKEKPVKDQVPFGTTFTDHMYVLEYETEKGWYDPKIVPYGPISLDPAAMIFHYGQTVFEGMKAYHTEDGRVLLFRPEKNFERLNLSSERLSIPALDEKLALEHLTALIKLEKDWVPKTPGTSLYIRPYIISTDANLAVGPSQTYKYMVILSPVGSYFPGGLQPVVIHVEDKFTRAVKGGTGMAKTAGNYSSGYQAQANAKKEGNADVLWLDGVEKKYIEEVGSMNIFFKINGEVITPELNGSILKGITRMSIIELLDTWGIKVTEKRMSIDELYEAYDAGHVEEVFGTGTAAVISPVGELNWKGKKMIVNNHEIGELSQKIYDTITGIQTGKIEDTLGWTVEVK, encoded by the coding sequence ATGAATACATACCAGCTACAAGTTGTTGAAAACACCAACAAAAAAGAAAAACCAGTGAAAGATCAAGTGCCATTTGGAACTACATTCACAGATCATATGTATGTTCTTGAATATGAAACTGAAAAGGGCTGGTATGATCCAAAAATTGTTCCTTATGGACCGATTAGCTTAGATCCTGCAGCGATGATTTTCCATTATGGACAAACCGTTTTTGAAGGCATGAAAGCCTACCATACTGAAGACGGACGTGTTTTGTTATTTCGACCTGAAAAGAACTTTGAGCGCTTAAATCTTTCTAGTGAACGGCTAAGCATTCCCGCACTAGACGAAAAATTAGCACTAGAACATTTAACCGCATTGATTAAATTAGAAAAGGATTGGGTGCCGAAAACACCTGGAACGTCTCTTTATATTCGTCCTTATATCATTTCGACAGATGCAAACCTTGCAGTCGGACCCTCTCAAACTTACAAATACATGGTAATTTTGTCGCCAGTGGGTTCTTATTTCCCGGGAGGTCTACAGCCTGTTGTTATTCATGTAGAAGATAAATTCACGCGAGCCGTAAAAGGTGGAACAGGTATGGCCAAAACAGCTGGAAACTATTCTTCTGGTTATCAAGCACAAGCTAATGCTAAAAAAGAAGGAAATGCAGATGTTCTTTGGTTAGATGGTGTTGAGAAAAAGTACATCGAAGAAGTTGGCAGTATGAACATCTTCTTCAAAATCAACGGAGAAGTCATCACACCGGAATTGAACGGTAGTATTTTAAAAGGGATTACGCGTATGTCAATCATTGAACTGCTTGATACGTGGGGAATTAAAGTAACAGAAAAACGTATGTCCATTGATGAACTTTACGAAGCATATGATGCGGGTCATGTTGAAGAGGTCTTTGGTACAGGAACAGCAGCCGTTATTTCCCCGGTAGGAGAACTAAACTGGAAAGGCAAAAAAATGATTGTAAACAACCATGAAATTGGTGAATTATCACAAAAAATTTATGATACCATCACAGGCATTCAAACAGGAAAAATTGAAGATACACTTGGTTGGACTGTAGAAGTAAAATGA